In Scleropages formosus chromosome 18, fSclFor1.1, whole genome shotgun sequence, one DNA window encodes the following:
- the igflr1 gene encoding IGF-like family receptor 1 has product MECSTTRDTQCCGKGEQVISGRCLKMTASIETSTTPIITQTPTTVSTGNYHTYSSPASDKGRLSNVAPHVSTSWIFPVVISLVVISFAALFLVLKRRRRGAQFESIGVQREPSDGHVSIKGSLLHLETNSHQPTTSDVKHLLPNVMEPCNILAFKTEKAPVSVVLDNLDVLEELVMLLDPEHPGTKSTRHVAARCGFSATWVNYAYSMRDTRSPLRAVIEGVTAKFPEWTVGDLAKVFIEIGRNDAVAVLTKLSLLGDC; this is encoded by the exons GGAGCAGGTTATCAGTGGAAGGTGTCTGAAGATGACAGCCTCA aTTGAAACATCAACAACACCGATTATA ACTCAGACACCAACAACAGTGAGCACAGGAAATTACCACACCTACAGCTCTCCTGCTTCTGACAAG gGGCGGTTGTCAAACGTGGCTCCACATGTTTCCACCAGCT GGATTTTTCCTGTTGTCATCAGTTTGGTCGTGATATCCTTTGCTGCTTTATTTCTTGTGCtcaagaggaggagaagaggagcacAGTTTGAAAGCATTGGTG TGCAGAGAGAACCGTCGGATGGTCATGTGAGTATAAAAGGCTCCCTCCTCCACCTTGAGACAAACAGCCATCAACCCACAACCAGTGACGTCAAGCACCTACTGCCCAATGTCATGGAGCCCTGTAACATTTTAG CCTTCAAAACTGAGAAAGCTCCAGTATCTGTGGTGCTGGACAACCTGGatgtgctggaggagctggtCATGCTGCTGGACCCTGAGCACCCTGGGACTAAGAGCACTCGCCATGTAGCTGCCCGCTGTGGCTTCTCAGCAACCTGGGTCAACTATGCCTACTCCATGAGGGACACCAGAAGCCCCCTGAGGGCTGTGATTGAGGGGGTCACTGCCAAATTCCCGGAGTGGACTGTAGGAGACCTGGCCAAGGTGTTCATAGAGATTGGGCGGAATGATGCTGTGGCAGTGCTTACCAAATTGTCCCTCTTAGGAGACTGCTGA